Proteins found in one Schistocerca serialis cubense isolate TAMUIC-IGC-003099 chromosome 5, iqSchSeri2.2, whole genome shotgun sequence genomic segment:
- the LOC126481206 gene encoding uncharacterized protein LOC126481206 yields MRVAVCMLAVFGCALVVGSPAISEVGQQRQPRPGRFLSLPVPAKCSQRPKQFFFNGHNYFFSGNVPQYRNSRVDWLDARNICREYCMDLISMETQEENNLAFRLIQQGDVPYIWTSGRLCDFKGCENRRDLEPKSIFGWFWSATRQKMAPTNQIPPGFSFNPWSQTGHKKFRQPDNAEFDINGTNESCLAILNNVYNDGIAWHDVACYHEKPFICEDSEELLNYVASTNRGIRL; encoded by the exons ATGAGGGTGGCAGTGTGCATGCTGGCGGTGTTCGGCTGCGCGCTCGTGGTGGGCTCGCCGGCCATCAGCGAGGTGGGCCAGCAGCGGCAGCCGCGGCCCGGCAGGTTCCTGTCGCTGCCCGTGCCCGCCAAGTGCTCGCAAA GACCAAAGCAATTTTTCTTCAATGGTCATAATTACTTCTTCAGCGGTAATGTACCTCAGTACCGCAATAGTCGTGTCGACTGGCTAGACGCTCGAAACATATGCAGAGAATACTGTATGGATCTGATCTCCATGGAAACTCAGGaagaaaataatttggccttcagGCTGATACAGCAAG GTGACGTACCCTACATATGGACAAGTGGACGTCTTTGTGACTTCAAAGGCTGTGAAAACCGCCGTGATCTTGAACCAAAGAGCATATTTGGATGGTTCTGGTCAGCAACACGCCAGAAGATGGCTCCTACGAATCAGATTCCTCCCGGCTTCAGTTTCAACCCTTGGAGTCAAACTGGTCACAAGAAATTCCGCCAACCTGACAATGCAGAATTCGACATCAACGGCACTAACGAATCATGCCTTGCTATCCTCAACAATGTCTACAATGATGGCATCGCTTGGCATGATGTTGCCTGCTATCACGAAAAGCCTTTCATCTGTGAAGACAGTGAGGAACTTCTCAATTATGTTGCTTCTACAAACAGAGGCATTCGActttaa